The genomic region TGGCTATTTAATGGCCGTCTCAGCCCAACAGGTTCACAGGAGTGCCTGAGTCCAGCCCCCCCAcatcttccccttccttcctcagtTCTCCCATCTCGGAAAACAGCCTCACTAGTCACCCAGCTGCTCAGGTCCAAAAtctagcaagcatcttttcttcttcttctctcataCCCCGTAATGAATCCATCATCAAGTCATATCACTCTAACTGCAAAACACGCCCAGAATTTGAGTCCTTCTCTCAATGTGCACCACGAGACACCACACTCGCTCAAGCCGCCTTCACGCCTGGACCGTGCACTAGCGTCTGGGCTGGTCTCCCTGCGTGCTCCACCCTGGGCCCCACAGTCTGTTTGCTACACAGCAGTGTGAGTGATCTTTTAAAGGTACAAAACAGACCACATCACTTCTCTGCTCCAAACCTTCCAGTGGTTTCCCACTTCACTCACAATGAAATCTCAGCCCCTTTCTGCGGCCTCAGGGCCCTCTGCCTTCACCTTCTGCCACTCTCCCATCTGCTCACTCCAAATCCAGCCACTTCTCAAATACACCAAGCTCGGTCCCACTCTGTCCAAATCCCTTCCCTGACTGTCACACAGCTTGCTTCTTCACTTCAGGTCTCTGTTCGAACGTCACACCTTGAACACCATGCCTCCCACCATTCTGTAGTCCTCCCTGCTTGACTGTTCCTCACCTGATAGGACATTATTTACTTACTCAGTGTCTGTCTCctttactagaatgtaagctccttgaagatgAGTTTGCTTGCCTTGTTTACTGCTGTACTATAAATGTTCgctgatatttgttgaatgagcgCTCCCCAAGAGTCTCTAGGTGCACAAGCAGAGCAGAGCTCGGGAAGTGAGGTATACAAACCTACACCTCCAGCCGCTTACCTGTCTTTGTATTTGGACAACTTTTCTTCCTCCCAGGCCGTGTTTCCACCTCCAAAGTTGTCCCGGATGGTTCTCTCCAGGCcctggaaatggagaaaagtggCAATAGCTAAGTACAGTGCCCGGCACATTCTAGCACTTCAGTATTTCACtgaccaggaaactgaggcacagagaggcaaccTGATCAAGGCCATACAACTAGTAAGTAACCACGTTGGGACTTGAATCCACGCAGACTTGCATCCCAGAGCTCCCTACTCTCAATCCCTGTGCTATAGTAGCTGGGCCCCCTCCCACGAGGCTGCTGGTGCACCCACCTTGTTGAAGCTGTCAACCAGTCCCCGGCAGGTATGACACGGATGGGGCTCCGTCGGGGGAGAAGCCTGGGGAGGCGGAGAGGGCTGGAGCCAGACAGGGCCTGGGAGGCTTAGGAAGACGCTCAGGCTCCAGAGCAGAGGTGGGACCAGGTCCCTGCCGGGCCGTGGGGCCATCTTTTCCCAGGCTGGCGACCTGTAGATAGAGGGCATGCAGAGGGTTCGCTCGAGGAGCCAAGCGAGAAAGAAAAGGGTCGGTTCTAAGGTGCCGCGGGTCTGGGAGCCCAGATCTGTGTTATTATTCGAAAAGGAGGCTAGACTGGGGCACAGCCGGGGGGAGGAGTGATGGTGGGAAGGGAGACTATTCGGCAGTGCCAGGACGGGAATAAGTTATCTTCGTCACCGTGGAGGAGGCGGCCTGGATCCTTTACCAGGGGCCAGCGGTCAGCTTATTGTTTGAGGGTCTGAATATGGGTTATTAGGGGCCGGATCAGCGGAATTAGGGAGAATGGGTCAGATTCCAAGTATTGGGGAGAAGAGGCCGGATGGGCGGTCTTGGGGGAGGAGCCCGGATCCGGATATGAAGAGAAGGGGTCAGGTTCGGGGCCGGCAGGCGGCAAAGGCGTGGCCCACGAGCCTGCAGGGGAGGATCCAGGTCCGCGGAGGCCGCGAGGGAGGAAGCGACGACCAAGCCAGCCCGCGAGCGCCGACGGCTCAGCCTGCCCAACGCCGCCGGGCCCGCAGCGGCCGCTGCCTGCGTCAGACGTGCAACCTCCGCCAGCTCCGCAGCCCGGGGGGCGGAGCCCAAGCCACAGCCAATGGTGGCGGGCCATGTGCGATTGCGTCACCCCACCCCAGCCAACCGGAGGCGGTGCCGGGCTGCACCTGTTTGGGTGTTAAAGGGGCGCGGGGATGCGCGACGCGGGCCGCTGGTCAGGCGAGCTGCTCGCTCACAGAGACGTGTGGGAGACACGGATAGAAAAATAGCGTCTGCCTTTATTCAGGTCCTGTCCCCTGCCTCCGGTCCCATCCCGCGTCCCATCCCCGCGGTCCCCGGGGTCCGGAGGCAGCTGTCCAGGGCGGGCTGCAGGGCCCGGGCCACTTGTTCCGCCCTCTCGCCCAGCCGCCCCGGGCGCGGGCCGCGGGGCCCCTGCAGGCTGCCCAGGAAGGCGGGCAGCTGTGAGGGCAGGGAGAAGACAGGCACGGCGCGGAAGAGGGCGGGCACGGCGTCCGCGTGCAGCAGCCCGTCGAAGTAGGCCCCCACGTAGCGGCCGGGCGCCCGGCCCTGCAGGAAGTCGGGCAGCACGCAGCTGAGCGAGGCGGCGAAGGCGTCGTGCGGGCCGTGCGCCCCCGGCGCGGGCCCCGCGTCCTGCAGCCACTCGTGGCACAGCGCCACGGCCCCGGGCGAGAAGATCAGCACCACCAGGCCGCCCTCCTGCACGGTCCGGCGCCGCTGCGCGTGGAACCAGGCCAGGGGCCCCTGCGCGCTCAGCTCACGGCGGCTCCACAGGTCCACGGCCACGCGCAGCGGCACCTGGCACAGCGCCGACGCCAGGGCGCCCACCAAGCGCTCGAAGCCGGCGTCGTCGGCGGAGTAGAGGAGCAGAGCCGCGCGGCCCGTGGCGGCCGCTGCCAGAGAGAACAGAGGGGGCAAGACGTCAGAGGGCCGAGGCCcagcccgcgggggcggcccccgCCCGCGCTCGCTCACACTCACCCCCCGCGCGGATGTCCTCCTTCAAGAGCCTCAGCCACCCTGTTTGGGGAGAGGGGCGGAGGCAGCCGGTGAGCTCAGCCGCCGCCTTCTCTTGGCAAACTCCCAGGCTACCCCTGGGGAATGGGGAGCCAGGAAGCGCTCACCTTTCACGTGGTCCTTtttgagaaggaagagaagaaaaagcgCAGCGGCAAAGAGTAGGCAGGCGAGCCACACGAGGACCCAGCGCTGGTGGATGTCTAGACCCAGGGGAGAAGACAAGATAATTAGAGCCCTTACACTTTCACCCCACTTCACGAAggagaaaaactgaggctcagagaaatgatgtgatttgcccaaagtccaCAGCACATAGTGGCAGAGCCAGTATATGAATTTAGATCCATCTGCTTGGGTGACCTTGGATAAGTGACTTCaccttctgcctcagttttcacCTCTATAAAATTGGGATAACAATAGTAGCTACTATATAGGGTCGTTGTGAGGACTAAATATATTAATACACAAAAAACACCACCATGCTGGGGGTATTAAGTGCTCAAATGTCAGCTGATATTATTGTCCCCTAAGCCTAGGGTTGCTGGGCCCCTGACTTCTCTCTTGGATGATTGCAGCAGCCTTCTAACTGGTGTCCCTGACCTCTTTTTTGCCTCCAATCCATTCACCACATGGCAGCCCCAGAGATCTtctaaaaacacaaatttgatTATGGCCCTTTGGTAAGATCCTGCTACTGTtaagataaaatccaaattcctcacATTGCCTCCCAAAGCCCTACATGGCCCTTGCATCCTCATCTCATGACAACGTCTGCTTCCCAAGACCCTTGGGCCACACTGGCTACCTTGGAGTTCCTCAAAAAGCACCCCattttcataaaaatgcttcTCTACCCCCCTCACCTAGATCAGCCTTCAGAGTTCAGCTGGAACCTTTCCCCCGAACTCCTCAGCCCACCGAGGTCGGGTCCACACTGTATGCATTCATGGATTTGGACACTTTTACTTTCTAGTGAGTGCTTCAGTAGCTCACACTTACTAAATGTAAGTGATTTTTGGCTAATGTCTTTCCAGCCTTCTATGGCTGAGTTGGGGCGTGGACTGTCTCTTTTTGGTGATGCTGGGATCCCTGCAAACTCTCATTATGGTTTTTGAGTGAAGGAATGACCCTCTGATTGATCTTAGCCAGTGAAGGACGAGGCCATTGCTTGTGCTGCCCCCATGAGTGCTCCCTGTCAAGATGCCAgctcctggtacagagaggaaagGCAGTTCTTGTAATACTCACACTTGTCCATTGGGCAGGCCCACAGGGCTCCCAGGTCATCATCCCACAGCTGTAAGACACAAACAAAACGAAGCCCAGAGCCCCCAGCTTGGTGTTCAACATCCACTAAGTTCTGGCCAGCCTGATCTCCAAATTCCCAGCCTCCACTGTGCCTCTTTCCCCAAACACACAGGAGGCTCCTGCAAGCCGCTCTGTCTTTGCTTATGCTGTGCCTACTGCTGATTGGTGCCTTCCTCCATGCCAGATCCAGCCTACATGAAGAGCCCCTTGAAGCTCTCCCTGGAACCCCATGCTTAGCACATGGGAATGTGGTTTTCTGTTGACTGGTTTCTGGCCAGCAGTGAGCAACTCAGGGACAGGTACTATGTGTCTTCAACTCTTAACTTCCCCAAGGCTGgacacaaaataaacacaaatagaTAGTGGGTGGGTGCTGGAGGGACAGTGACGTGGCCCCTGCCTAGGAAGAGCGAGAGTTTTCCTGGTGCTTTCTGTTAGTCacgggaagaggaggaagaggccgAAGACAGAGTTTGAGGGCCATTGCCCTTGGGTATTGGGGCAGGGCCCTCCTGCCACCTACTCACCTGCAGACACTGGCCCGAGTGCAGGTCTTGTAGTAACTGCTCTCCAAGGCGAGCTGCCCTCTGCCAAGCCAAGGAGTAGGGGGCTGTCACCTAGGGGCACCACACCTAGGAGACCACCAGGCTGCAGCTGGGCAGAATAGTAgtcagtggggggtggggggaggctgggAGATTTTTGAGAGGCCACTGAGaaccagcacagggcctggcacagaggaggggaaAAGTTGAATAAAGGGAAAATTTGAGGCCAGGTTTGAGATGGAGCTGAGGAGGTAGGTACAAGCAGGAGGGTCCCCCAGCACTCACCGTGGAGGCCCTGCTGAGCAGTGGGGTGCAGCCACTGGGTTCCAAGGCACAGAATGATCTGTTGTCCTGGGGACCTCCTGCCTCCACCAGCAGCATATCATCCTTGAGGGGCCCTAGGGAGTCTGGAAGGGGTGAGAGCCCACTCTGAGTGAGAGCCAACCTTGCTTGGGGCTGCCACTTGCTCCCCTCCTCCATGCCTTACATTCACCCCCAGGAGCTGGCATTTCTGGGGTTTACCCCTATTGCAACGGCCCTGTCCCAGTGTCCCCCAGGCCCCACTCACCAGCCCACAAGCactcctgcagctgcagctgcatcTTCTCCCAGCTGCTCACCTGCTTGGAGGGGGCCAGGGTTAGGGACACAAGGAAAAGCCAGAGTCAAGGGCAGAAAGAGCAGAAGAGAAGGGACAGGTAAGGGGAGGCCTCTCGGGCTGGGGGTTCTGCACTCTGGACCTGACTTTAGGCAGATCTGGCTTCAAGCTTGGGTGATTAGGAGTCACTCTATCTTTCTCAGTCTCAGCCTTGTGAGGTCATCTGAGCCAAGGGGCCTTACGACCCTAAATTAGCTCTTTTCATGTCTGACCAAGCACTTCATACATTCCCTTCTCATCTAACCACTTCTCGAAGAGGCCTCACCTGACCACCCCACTTGCAATTGCCACCCCATTCTCCCTTATCCTTCCCCACCTTTTCCCATAGTGTTTATATACAGTTTTAACATCCTGTAACAATTTACTTATTATACCTATTGTCTGCCTTTCTCCATTAGCACATAAACTCTATAAGGGTGGgaacatttattgattttattaacTGACATATGTATCCCaagtgcctaaaacagtgcctggcacatggcagaagCTCAATAAATCTTGAACAAATATGTTTATAATCACCCTTTGAAGCTGGAGAGCAACCTGTCCTACAGGTAGGGAAATTGGATGACGATAGCAATGACGAAAGCTGCTAGCTGGCATTTGTTGAACATCTAGTCTGTACCAGTCCCTTGGTGAAGCACTTCTCTTGTTTAATCTTCAGTACCACTCTCTGAAGTAGTtactattatcatcctcatcACACAGATGAGACTGACCGTCAGAGAGGGGGACTGACCTGCCCAGGGTCCCATGCACTGTTAGAGTAAAGATGCAGTGGAACTCCTAAAGAGGAAGCCGGCAACCACTTTGCTCCAGGGACCCGAGGATAAACTGGGTCCAGAGCACTGTGACTCCTCTGGGGGTCTGCGCCGggtcctgcccccagcccagcactCTGGCGTCCCCTTCTTACCTGGACACAGAGGTTGGGGTGGCCTTTCAGCAATGGGAATTCAAGGGCCATCTGTGGAAAGAGGGGAATGGATAGGTTCAGGAAAGTTACCCCCTCTCGCCTCCCCTAACTTCCACAACCCCGGGAGCCACCGCCTCGCTTACGTTCACAGTGACATTCTCTCTGGGCAACGGCGGGACGAGAGGCTGGCAGGGGCCCCTGCTGGGTGCCTGCCAGCACAGTGTGGCCTGGGCGTGGAGGGAGCACGGTGCGTCCAGCCGCCAGCCCCGCGGGGGCAGCAGCTGCAGCCGGGCAGCCCGCCAGAGGTTCCGGTGTGCCCGTGGGTCTGCAGAGAGGGGCCAGTCACTGGGCGCCCGGCCCTCACTGGCCTGCACCATGCCCACCCTGGCCCTAGCCGGTCTGCTCACCCTCCGTGAAGGGGCAGATGCTTGTCCTGACGGAGTCGGGCTCCAGAGGCCACGCCTGGAAAAGAAACAAGTTCCAAAGTTCAGTTCAACCCTCCAGGAGCATGTGCTGGGGCCTCTGTTGGGCACCTGGGATGCATCCATTCAGCCTATGTTTCACAAACACTTGCCTGGTCTTTTCACCCTTTGCAAGGCCCTAGAGGTGCACACATTTATTCTTCCAGCAAATCCTATGCCAACATCTGGCAACATCTTCATTtaacaaactcttttttttttggtaaaaaagattgtccctgagctaacatctgtgtcaatcttcctctacttgcaTGTGGGACTcctccacagaatggcttgatgagcagtgtgtaggtccaggcccatgATCCAAATGAGCAAACTCCAGTCCACGGAAGGAGAGGgcaggaacttaaccattgtCACCTGGTGGGCCCCCATTTAACAAATTCTTAATGAGTACCTTCTATATGTCTTAGCACTATGGTTGGCACTAGTGACCCAATAATGAAATCCACAATCACTTTGTGaaaacctactatgtgctaggcactgtgctagtgtTAAGGATACATTCGTTTATTCTTTCAATAGACTTTTAAAGTCCACCTATAATGTGCTTAGCACTAGagataatatattaatttattcagcaaGACTTTAATTaagagcacctactatgtgacaggcattGTGCAAAGATCTGGGGGGGTTACTAAATTTGAATTAGACATTATTTTCTTGCCTTCAAGGAAATAGATTCACAGTGGATAAAACatgtatataaattaataaattttcacTCATTTATCGAGCAATTGTTGCGtacaagaaaaaatgagataagtgcccaaattaaaaaggaagtgaTAAATGGACAAGGAAGGACAGAAGCGCAAGGGGATTTGGAGATAAGAGAGGCCAGGAGGTTGGGGAAAAGCTTTGagaaagaggtgacatttgagctggaagGATTTGGTCGTATAGAAAAGAAGCGAGGGCATTTCAGGAAGTTGGAACCACCTGAGCAAAAGTGGAGGTGAGTGAATCTTGATAAGTAGCTCTATCTGGATGTAACAAAATTCCCATAGAGGGGAATCATGGGAAAGATACAGTGGGAAAGATTTAGTTGGGGGTCAGAATATGGGCCCAGATTGCCAGGGAAGTTACGGGAAAGGAGGTGGGGCCAGAAGTTATTGAAATGGTCTAGAGGAGAGATGATAGAAGCCCAAACTGGGCTGAGatggaaaggagagggaaagagaatgagaaacaaTGTCAAAGGTAAAATAGATGGAACTAATTATGTGAAattggagggagaggaaagagctaCCATATATGAGCCTGAATGTGGCACACTTCCTTGAACAGCCCTATAAGGCTGGTACtgttattcttcccattttacagatgggaaggaaacaggctcagagaggtgaagtgacttgcccaagatcacacaggtagCAAATGGCAAGcgtcaggattcaaaccagtcTGAGTTCACAGCACTCGGTCTACCCTCAGGGGAGCACAAAGAGGGCATTGGAGGAGTAGAGGAAGGCTTCGGGGAGGAGATGACATCTGAACGAGGCCATGAAGCATAAATAGGGGTCCATAAGTGGATAGAGGACAGGAAGAGCATTCGGGGCATGCAACAGCCAGAAGGCATAGGACACCAAAGGCCAAGGGAGGGCCAGGCACCCTAAGGAGCCAGAGTTTCCACTTCAAAGAGGAGTGTGGAGGATGGTGAGACCAAGAAGGTGAGGGCCATCCCCCTCACCAACTCCCCAGACCCCTTCCCCTGGCCCCCAGCTGGACTCTGCTCCTACCTGAATACAGAGGCAGGGAACTATGTCTGTTTGGTTCAAGGGAATGGTCTGCGGCCCAGTCTGTGGGACAAGCACAAGGGGAGAAGTtggggaagatgaggaggaggaaggctggaGGGCAAAGTTGAGGAAGACAGGTGGGCGGCGGTTCCCCCAGCAATGTTCCTCGCTTTAGGTGTGAGTCGCTACGTCCTCTCCAAGGTCCCCTTGGATAATGCGCTCACACCCTTAGCATGAGCATCGTCCTAGAGTGGGAATGGACTTGGGGCGGGAGAGGCCTCACCAGGTTTCTATGCCACCACGGTTTTACAGGGCCCTGGACCTGGTTCCAGTAGAGGGAGAGGCCGAAGCTCTGCTCCTCAGAGACATCCAGCACCAGGTGCACGTTGTCGCCATCTGCAGTCACGCTGAGCCAGGGCAGGGCTGcgggggaagaaaagagagagtgaCTTCCTCCACTTCTTCTGCACACCCAAGCCTGGGCCATACCTGCCGAGTGACCCTTTGGAGTTCCTTTAAATGCCTTAGATTGGGAGGATCCTGCAAGGCAGGGCCTGTGTCCCCGTCTCAGACCAGACT from Equus caballus isolate H_3958 breed thoroughbred chromosome 16, TB-T2T, whole genome shotgun sequence harbors:
- the IL17RC gene encoding interleukin-17 receptor C isoform X2 encodes the protein MPMPWFLLSLALGRSPVVLSLERLEGLQDAARCSPGLSCHLWDGDVVCLPGSIVSAPGPVLVPTSLQTELVRRCYQETDCDLCVRVAVHLAVHGHWEKPEDEEKLGRAADPEPEEPRNASLQAQVVLSFQAYPTARCVLLEVQVPAALVQPGQSVGSVVFDCFEAALGTEVQIWSYTQPRYQKELNLTRQLPDCRGLEVQDSIQSCRALPWLSVTADGDNVHLVLDVSEEQSFGLSLYWNQVQGPVKPWWHRNLTGPQTIPLNQTDIVPCLCIQAWPLEPDSVRTSICPFTEDPRAHRNLWRAARLQLLPPRGWRLDAPCSLHAQATLCWQAPSRGPCQPLVPPLPRENVTVNMALEFPLLKGHPNLCVQVSSWEKMQLQLQECLWADSLGPLKDDMLLVEAGGPQDNRSFCALEPSGCTPLLSRASTRAARLGEQLLQDLHSGQCLQLWDDDLGALWACPMDKYIHQRWVLVWLACLLFAAALFLLFLLKKDHVKGWLRLLKEDIRAGAAATGRAALLLYSADDAGFERLVGALASALCQVPLRVAVDLWSRRELSAQGPLAWFHAQRRRTVQEGGLVVLIFSPGAVALCHEWLQDAGPAPGAHGPHDAFAASLSCVLPDFLQGRAPGRYVGAYFDGLLHADAVPALFRAVPVFSLPSQLPAFLGSLQGPRGPRPGRLGERAEQVARALQPALDSCLRTPGTAGMGRGMGPEAGDRT
- the IL17RC gene encoding interleukin-17 receptor C isoform X3, whose protein sequence is MPMPWFLLSLALGRSPVVLSLERLEGLQDAARCSPGLSCHLWDGDVVCLPGSIVSAPGPVLVPTSLQTELVRRCYQETDCDLCVRVAVHLAVHGHWEKPEDEEKLGRAADPEPEEPRNASLQAQVVLSFQAYPTARCVLLEVQVPAALVQPGQSVGSVVFDCFEAALGTEVQIWSYTQPRYQKELNLTRQLPDCRGLEVQDSIQSCRALPWLSVTADGDNVHLVLDVSEEQSFGLSLYWNQVQGPVKPWWHRNLTGPQTIPLNQTDIVPCLCIQAWPLEPDSVRTSICPFTEDPRAHRNLWRAARLQLLPPRGWRLDAPCSLHAQATLCWQAPSRGPCQPLVPPLPRENVTVNMALEFPLLKGHPNLCVQQVSSWEKMQLQLQECLWADSLGPLKDDMLLVEAGGPQDNRSFCALEPSGCTPLLSRASTRAARLGEQLLQDLHSGQCLQLWDDDLGALWACPMDKYIHQRWVLVWLACLLFAAALFLLFLLKKDHVKAAATGRAALLLYSADDAGFERLVGALASALCQVPLRVAVDLWSRRELSAQGPLAWFHAQRRRTVQEGGLVVLIFSPGAVALCHEWLQDAGPAPGAHGPHDAFAASLSCVLPDFLQGRAPGRYVGAYFDGLLHADAVPALFRAVPVFSLPSQLPAFLGSLQGPRGPRPGRLGERAEQVARALQPALDSCLRTPGTAGMGRGMGPEAGDRT
- the IL17RC gene encoding interleukin-17 receptor C isoform X7; translated protein: MPMPWFLLSLALGRSPVVLSLERLEGLQDAARCSPGLSCHLWDGDVVCLPGSIVSAPGPVLVPTSLQTELVRRCYQETDCDLCVRVAVHLAVHGHWEKPEDEEKLGRAADPEPEEPRNASLQAQVVLSFQAYPTARCVLLEVQVPAALVQPGQSVGSVVFDCFEAALGTEVQIWSYTQPRYQKELNLTRQLPALPWLSVTADGDNVHLVLDVSEEQSFGLSLYWNQVQGPVKPWWHRNLTGPQTIPLNQTDIVPCLCIQAWPLEPDSVRTSICPFTEDPRAHRNLWRAARLQLLPPRGWRLDAPCSLHAQATLCWQAPSRGPCQPLVPPLPRENVTVNMALEFPLLKGHPNLCVQQVSSWEKMQLQLQECLWADSLGPLKDDMLLVEAGGPQDNRSFCALEPSGCTPLLSRASTRAARLGEQLLQDLHSGQCLQLWDDDLGALWACPMDKYIHQRWVLVWLACLLFAAALFLLFLLKKDHVKGWLRLLKEDIRAGAAATGRAALLLYSADDAGFERLVGALASALCQVPLRVAVDLWSRRELSAQGPLAWFHAQRRRTVQEGGLVVLIFSPGAVALCHEWLQDAGPAPGAHGPHDAFAASLSCVLPDFLQGRAPGRYVGAYFDGLLHADAVPALFRAVPVFSLPSQLPAFLGSLQGPRGPRPGRLGERAEQVARALQPALDSCLRTPGTAGMGRGMGPEAGDRT
- the IL17RC gene encoding interleukin-17 receptor C isoform X11, giving the protein MPMPWFLLSLALGRSPVVLSLERLEGLQDAARCSPGLSCHLWDGDVVCLPGSIVSAPGPVLVPTSLQTELVRRCYQETDCDLCVRVAVHLAVHGHWEKPEDEEKLGRAADPEPEEPRNASLQAQVVLSFQAYPTARCVLLEVQVPAALVQPGQSVGSVVFDCFEAALGTEVQIWSYTQPRYQKELNLTRQLPDCRGLEVQDSIQSCRALPWLSVTADGDNVHLVLDVSEEQSFGLSLYWNQTGPQTIPLNQTDIVPCLCIQAWPLEPDSVRTSICPFTEDPRAHRNLWRAARLQLLPPRGWRLDAPCSLHAQATLCWQAPSRGPCQPLVPPLPRENVTVNMALEFPLLKGHPNLCVQVSSWEKMQLQLQECLWADSLGPLKDDMLLVEAGGPQDNRSFCALEPSGCTPLLSRASTRAARLGEQLLQDLHSGQCLQLWDDDLGALWACPMDKYIHQRWVLVWLACLLFAAALFLLFLLKKDHVKAAATGRAALLLYSADDAGFERLVGALASALCQVPLRVAVDLWSRRELSAQGPLAWFHAQRRRTVQEGGLVVLIFSPGAVALCHEWLQDAGPAPGAHGPHDAFAASLSCVLPDFLQGRAPGRYVGAYFDGLLHADAVPALFRAVPVFSLPSQLPAFLGSLQGPRGPRPGRLGERAEQVARALQPALDSCLRTPGTAGMGRGMGPEAGDRT
- the IL17RC gene encoding interleukin-17 receptor C isoform X6; translated protein: MPMPWFLLSLALGRSPVVLSLERLEGLQDAARCSPGLSCHLWDGDVVCLPGSIVSAPGPVLVPTSLQTELVRRCYQETDCDLCVRVAVHLAVHGHWEKPEDEEKLGRAADPEPEEPRNASLQAQVVLSFQAYPTARCVLLEVQVPAALVQPGQSVGSVVFDCFEAALGTEVQIWSYTQPRYQKELNLTRQLPDCRGLEVQDSIQSCRALPWLSVTADGDNVHLVLDVSEEQSFGLSLYWNQTGPQTIPLNQTDIVPCLCIQAWPLEPDSVRTSICPFTEDPRAHRNLWRAARLQLLPPRGWRLDAPCSLHAQATLCWQAPSRGPCQPLVPPLPRENVTVNMALEFPLLKGHPNLCVQVSSWEKMQLQLQECLWADSLGPLKDDMLLVEAGGPQDNRSFCALEPSGCTPLLSRASTRAARLGEQLLQDLHSGQCLQLWDDDLGALWACPMDKYIHQRWVLVWLACLLFAAALFLLFLLKKDHVKGWLRLLKEDIRAGAAATGRAALLLYSADDAGFERLVGALASALCQVPLRVAVDLWSRRELSAQGPLAWFHAQRRRTVQEGGLVVLIFSPGAVALCHEWLQDAGPAPGAHGPHDAFAASLSCVLPDFLQGRAPGRYVGAYFDGLLHADAVPALFRAVPVFSLPSQLPAFLGSLQGPRGPRPGRLGERAEQVARALQPALDSCLRTPGTAGMGRGMGPEAGDRT
- the IL17RC gene encoding interleukin-17 receptor C isoform X5; its protein translation is MPMPWFLLSLALGRSPVVLSLERLEGLQDAARCSPGLSCHLWDGDVVCLPGSIVSAPGPVLVPTSLQTELVRRCYQETDCDLCVRVAVHLAVHGHWEKPEDEEKLGRAADPEPEEPRNASLQAQVVLSFQAYPTARCVLLEVQVPAALVQPGQSVGSVVFDCFEAALGTEVQIWSYTQPRYQKELNLTRQLPDCRGLEVQDSIQSCRALPWLSVTADGDNVHLVLDVSEEQSFGLSLYWNQVQGPVKPWWHRNLTGPQTIPLNQTDIVPCLCIQAWPLEPDSVRTSICPFTEDPRAHRNLWRAARLQLLPPRGWRLDAPCSLHAQATLCWQAPSRGPCQPLVPPLPRENVTVNMALEFPLLKGHPNLCVQVSSWEKMQLQLQECLWADSLGPLKDDMLLVEAGGPQDNRSFCALEPSGCTPLLSRASTRAARLGEQLLQDLHSGQCLQLWDDDLGALWACPMDKYIHQRWVLVWLACLLFAAALFLLFLLKKDHVKAAATGRAALLLYSADDAGFERLVGALASALCQVPLRVAVDLWSRRELSAQGPLAWFHAQRRRTVQEGGLVVLIFSPGAVALCHEWLQDAGPAPGAHGPHDAFAASLSCVLPDFLQGRAPGRYVGAYFDGLLHADAVPALFRAVPVFSLPSQLPAFLGSLQGPRGPRPGRLGERAEQVARALQPALDSCLRTPGTAGMGRGMGPEAGDRT
- the IL17RC gene encoding interleukin-17 receptor C isoform X21, which codes for MGTGKNLKMRKNWEEQLIQNLRSLGMAYPTARCVLLEVQVPAALVQPGQSVGSVVFDCFEAALGTEVQIWSYTQPRYQKELNLTRQLPDCRGLEVQDSIQSCRALPWLSVTADGDNVHLVLDVSEEQSFGLSLYWNQVQGPVKPWWHRNLTGPQTIPLNQTDIVPCLCIQAWPLEPDSVRTSICPFTEDPRAHRNLWRAARLQLLPPRGWRLDAPCSLHAQATLCWQAPSRGPCQPLVPPLPRENVTVNMALEFPLLKGHPNLCVQQVSSWEKMQLQLQECLWADSLGPLKDDMLLVEAGGPQDNRSFCALEPSGCTPLLSRASTRAARLGEQLLQDLHSGQCLQLWDDDLGALWACPMDKYIHQRWVLVWLACLLFAAALFLLFLLKKDHVKGWLRLLKEDIRAGAAATGRAALLLYSADDAGFERLVGALASALCQVPLRVAVDLWSRRELSAQGPLAWFHAQRRRTVQEGGLVVLIFSPGAVALCHEWLQDAGPAPGAHGPHDAFAASLSCVLPDFLQGRAPGRYVGAYFDGLLHADAVPALFRAVPVFSLPSQLPAFLGSLQGPRGPRPGRLGERAEQVARALQPALDSCLRTPGTAGMGRGMGPEAGDRT
- the IL17RC gene encoding interleukin-17 receptor C isoform X4 — encoded protein: MPMPWFLLSLALGRSPVVLSLERLEGLQDAARCSPGLSCHLWDGDVVCLPGSIVSAPGPVLVPTSLQTELVRRCYQETDCDLCVRVAVHLAVHGHWEKPEDEEKLGRAADPEPEEPRNASLQAQVVLSFQAYPTARCVLLEVQVPAALVQPGQSVGSVVFDCFEAALGTEVQIWSYTQPRYQKELNLTRQLPDCRGLEVQDSIQSCRALPWLSVTADGDNVHLVLDVSEEQSFGLSLYWNQTGPQTIPLNQTDIVPCLCIQAWPLEPDSVRTSICPFTEDPRAHRNLWRAARLQLLPPRGWRLDAPCSLHAQATLCWQAPSRGPCQPLVPPLPRENVTVNMALEFPLLKGHPNLCVQQVSSWEKMQLQLQECLWADSLGPLKDDMLLVEAGGPQDNRSFCALEPSGCTPLLSRASTRAARLGEQLLQDLHSGQCLQLWDDDLGALWACPMDKYIHQRWVLVWLACLLFAAALFLLFLLKKDHVKGWLRLLKEDIRAGAAATGRAALLLYSADDAGFERLVGALASALCQVPLRVAVDLWSRRELSAQGPLAWFHAQRRRTVQEGGLVVLIFSPGAVALCHEWLQDAGPAPGAHGPHDAFAASLSCVLPDFLQGRAPGRYVGAYFDGLLHADAVPALFRAVPVFSLPSQLPAFLGSLQGPRGPRPGRLGERAEQVARALQPALDSCLRTPGTAGMGRGMGPEAGDRT